Genomic segment of Alistipes sp. ZOR0009:
CCTTCGATGGTTACCTTACGAACGGTTGAAGCAATGGTCGTCCAAGAGGTAGGATTTGGATCAGCGTTTATATCAGAGGTGTAGTAGAACAGGTAAATACGGCTATCCTTACAAACATCAACCGATAGAATTACGCTACCTGGGTTATTTCCATAGCTGAAAGTAAAACCAGTTGGCTTAGAAGGCTGCTTCTTACGTTCAGGCTCCTTTATCAAATCAAACCCGGTTGTAGCAAGCTTTGTACGATCACCATCCGCTTGAAAACAAAGGTTTAAGGCCAATCCATTTAAGATAGAAACCACCGAAGCTTTAGCCTCGTTCTTTATCATAGTATCCAAGGTAGAGCCATTCTTGCTCTTACCCAAAGCAACCCGATATACGTTCGTCGCAGTCCGTAGCTCGGTAATCACCTCTTTGGACACGTTGAAGTTAGGGTTATTCTCTACTCCCAAAACTACACCCTCGCAAAAAGGAATCAGCTCGTCATCCTTTTTGTTGCTGTAGCCAACATGTAACTCAATATTATTCATAAATGAATAAAGGTTGGTTGTTAATACTACACCCTCCTAACCTACCTGCAAATGGTACCAAAGCATACACGTTGCCGCTTTTAAGATGCTTGACACCTGCACGTAGAGAGATATGCTGTTAATTATTTAGCAACTAATTTTAAAACAATAATCCCCCCTATTTTTGTTCAAAAAATGGATGATTTTTTTTCATTGTCAGAAACATTTTTTTTGGAAGGCTAAAAAAGATGGCCGTAGATACCTAGGGCAGATGGCACAACCACCTGCTACAATTCCTGTCGTAACCCTACTTTGCCCAAACTATAAAAGGCCTACAAAGCGCTGCTACGGCGGCGCCAACCAATAAAACAGGCATAAGCAGCATGCCTCACTAATAATCGGAACCAACGCCGTCCCTCCCTACTGCGGAACGGAATAACACGAAGAAATTGAACCCCAACGCCCATCTAACCACTTCAAATTCTGAACTACTGGCATAAATATGTGCACGATACAGCAAGAAAGATATGAGTACCGCAATGCTTTCTACAATACCAACGATGGGATAACCTTATCTAAAAACGGAGTAAACGCAGCTACAAATGGAGCATTTGCAGCTAAAGATGCGACAGAATCAGCTACAAATGGAGCATCCGTAGCTAAGGATGGAACAAAATCAGCTACAAATGGAGCATTTGAAGCTAAAGATGAAACAGAATTAGCTACAAATGGAACATCCGCAGCTGAAGATGCAGCAAGTTCATCCACAAAAGGGATGCCCCACCCTACTTTTAGGGGGTAGCAGCAGCTTGTGAAACCTACACGGTACCAACGGAGGCAATGCTAACTCGGCACGTTGCGGCGTTAAGCAGCTCTGCCGCACACGACTCTATGGTGGCGCCTGTCGTAATCACATCGTCGACCACAAGCAGGTGCTTCCCCTCTAATCGGTGGACATTGGAGACCGAAAAGATGGAGCGGACGTTGGCATAGCGCTCTATCCGATTCTTTTGGGTTTGGGTTTGGGTGTTTACCGTACGCCGCACAAAATTTCGGCCAACCTTTGCGCCAAGAGCCTCGGCAACCCCCTCGGCAATTACCATACTCTGGTTAAAGCCACGCTTTCGCTCCTTTTTAGGATGGAGAGGGACGGGGATCACGTAATCCACATCAGAAAAAAGGGCAGACTCGCGCAGCTGTACACCAAGCAAAAAGCCCAGCTTGTAGCCAACCCGCACCTCACCCTTATACTTTAGCAGATGCACCAGCTTCCGCACCCGATACCCCTTCTGAAAGAAGAGCAACGA
This window contains:
- a CDS encoding ComF family protein produces the protein MWIKHLFNLFYPSICRMCANPLLRGESVLCTSCVASLPYTGYWRYADNPVAKKFWGQADVAAACSLLFFQKGYRVRKLVHLLKYKGEVRVGYKLGFLLGVQLRESALFSDVDYVIPVPLHPKKERKRGFNQSMVIAEGVAEALGAKVGRNFVRRTVNTQTQTQKNRIERYANVRSIFSVSNVHRLEGKHLLVVDDVITTGATIESCAAELLNAATCRVSIASVGTV